One part of the Granulicella arctica genome encodes these proteins:
- a CDS encoding tetratricopeptide repeat protein, whose product MGESTDHWVEVHSTHFIVLTDSNEKQARRITLQFEQMRSVFHTLLPTATADAGSPIIVLAFKDRKGFQSIEPEAYLAKNQLDLAGLFLRAPDKHYILLRLDAQGEHPFSTVYHEYTHLMMGKATWVPLWLNEGLAEFYQNTDIHEKEVLLGEPSSDDILYLRQNRLLPLTTLFSVDYTSPYYHDEQKGSVFYAESWALTHYIMVTDREKNADRIGDYAKLLVQHEDPVTAAQHAFGDLKQLQKSLDNYVEQGSFKMFRMNTAITADQSSFQVRFVPKPEVDAIRADVLVDNGRTKDAQALLDNTLRDDPKNALAHEVMGSLKFREGDIASARKWYGEAIQLDSQSYLAHYYYATMSMQGSNSEQDAAIESSLRASIRLNPAFAPAYDALAMFYAFHQQKFREAHILNVQAVELEPENLDYRINTATVLSMEQQYPGALGVLKAAKRVAKTPDEIAQLQTRIEQLQKFQAAADHAHTVNAENAAQVTIKQTTSLQPQTGDTSVTGTGKTVVFKKVDGKMIGTTEAAPKYPAEDSTGPRHTITGVIRGVQCSYPAVIALSIEQAGKAISLYNNNFYKIDFTLGNYTSNDEIKPCTDIEGMKASVKYAEISAPNVAGQILAIELNK is encoded by the coding sequence TTGGGTGAATCGACTGATCACTGGGTTGAAGTTCACAGTACGCACTTCATTGTCCTGACCGACTCCAACGAAAAACAGGCTCGCCGCATCACCCTGCAATTCGAGCAGATGCGCTCGGTCTTTCACACCCTTCTCCCCACCGCCACCGCAGACGCAGGTTCGCCCATCATCGTCCTTGCGTTCAAAGACAGGAAAGGCTTCCAATCCATAGAACCCGAGGCCTACCTCGCAAAAAACCAGCTCGATCTCGCTGGCCTCTTCCTCCGTGCTCCAGATAAGCACTACATCTTGCTACGCCTCGACGCTCAGGGAGAGCATCCCTTCTCCACCGTCTATCACGAGTACACCCACCTCATGATGGGCAAGGCTACCTGGGTGCCTCTCTGGCTCAACGAAGGCCTCGCCGAGTTCTACCAGAACACCGATATCCACGAGAAAGAGGTGCTGCTCGGCGAACCCAGCTCCGATGACATTCTCTACCTCCGCCAGAATCGCTTGCTCCCGCTTACAACCCTCTTCAGCGTCGATTACACCTCACCGTATTATCACGATGAACAAAAAGGCTCAGTCTTCTACGCCGAATCCTGGGCGCTCACACACTACATCATGGTTACTGACCGTGAGAAGAACGCCGACCGCATCGGCGACTATGCAAAATTGCTCGTACAGCACGAAGATCCAGTCACCGCAGCACAACATGCATTCGGTGATCTGAAGCAACTCCAGAAATCTCTGGACAACTACGTGGAGCAGGGCAGCTTCAAAATGTTTCGGATGAATACAGCAATCACGGCCGACCAATCTTCCTTTCAAGTCCGGTTCGTACCGAAGCCCGAGGTCGATGCGATCCGTGCTGACGTTCTCGTCGATAACGGGCGCACCAAAGATGCACAAGCATTGCTCGATAACACTCTGCGAGATGACCCGAAAAACGCCCTCGCTCATGAAGTGATGGGCTCTCTCAAGTTCCGCGAAGGTGACATTGCCAGCGCCAGGAAGTGGTATGGCGAAGCCATTCAGCTTGACTCACAGAGCTATCTCGCCCACTATTACTACGCAACGATGTCCATGCAAGGCAGCAACAGCGAGCAAGATGCGGCCATCGAATCCAGCCTGCGCGCTTCCATCAGACTCAACCCAGCGTTCGCGCCCGCATACGATGCACTCGCCATGTTCTACGCCTTCCACCAGCAGAAGTTCAGGGAAGCCCACATCCTCAATGTGCAGGCAGTAGAGCTCGAGCCAGAAAACCTGGACTACCGCATCAACACCGCCACCGTCCTCTCCATGGAGCAGCAGTATCCCGGCGCTCTAGGCGTGTTGAAGGCTGCGAAGCGCGTCGCGAAAACTCCCGACGAGATAGCACAGCTTCAAACCCGCATTGAGCAGTTGCAGAAATTTCAGGCCGCAGCGGACCATGCGCACACGGTAAATGCCGAAAACGCAGCACAGGTGACCATCAAGCAGACAACCTCGCTCCAACCCCAGACCGGCGACACGAGTGTGACCGGCACCGGAAAAACGGTTGTCTTTAAGAAGGTCGATGGAAAGATGATCGGCACTACGGAAGCCGCTCCAAAGTACCCGGCAGAGGACTCAACCGGCCCGAGGCATACGATTACAGGAGTTATCCGCGGCGTACAGTGTTCCTACCCTGCCGTCATCGCACTCAGCATCGAGCAGGCCGGCAAAGCTATCTCGCTCTACAACAATAACTTCTACAAAATCGACTTCACTCTAGGCAATTACACCTCAAATGATGAGATCAAACCCTGCACTGATATCGAAGGCATGAAGGCTAGCGTGAAATATGCGGAGATATCAGCACCCAATGTTGCCGGGCAAATCCTCGCCATCGAACTAAATAAGTAA
- a CDS encoding SDR family NAD(P)-dependent oxidoreductase, which translates to MLQKVWFITGTSRGFGRVWAEAALNRGDKVAATARTLESIADLKEKHGANVLTLELDVTRPDQVKTAVAQAHAYFGRLDVVLNNAGYPLIATIEEASAEDVRALYETNIVGTLSVIQAALPLLREQGSGHIIGISSTLGHVTMPLIGLYCSSKWAFEAIHESLAMEVKPFGIKVSIVEPGAYATEFGGPASGKFAAGLDIYGDLKAQVFEGMKTMQRGDPKATPDAMFKLVDAENPPLRLFLGSHNLPQVRAAYAERLAGWEAWQVVAESAQGTSKG; encoded by the coding sequence ATGTTGCAGAAAGTTTGGTTCATTACAGGCACTTCCAGGGGCTTCGGACGTGTTTGGGCCGAAGCCGCGCTTAACCGTGGCGACAAGGTTGCAGCTACAGCTCGTACGTTGGAAAGCATCGCCGATCTCAAGGAGAAACATGGCGCAAACGTACTCACGTTAGAACTCGATGTGACCCGGCCCGATCAGGTTAAGACGGCCGTGGCGCAAGCCCACGCTTACTTCGGCAGGCTTGACGTCGTTCTCAACAATGCAGGTTATCCCCTGATCGCCACGATTGAAGAAGCAAGCGCGGAGGATGTTCGCGCACTCTACGAGACCAACATCGTCGGTACCCTCTCCGTCATTCAGGCTGCACTGCCGTTGCTGCGGGAGCAAGGCAGCGGTCACATCATCGGTATCTCAAGCACTCTCGGTCATGTGACAATGCCGCTGATCGGCTTGTACTGTTCGTCCAAATGGGCGTTTGAAGCGATCCACGAAAGCCTCGCTATGGAGGTAAAGCCTTTCGGCATCAAGGTGTCGATCGTAGAGCCGGGCGCCTATGCCACCGAGTTCGGTGGCCCGGCGTCTGGGAAATTTGCCGCGGGACTCGACATCTACGGAGACCTGAAGGCGCAGGTGTTCGAGGGGATGAAGACCATGCAACGAGGCGATCCAAAAGCCACGCCCGATGCTATGTTCAAGCTGGTCGATGCGGAGAACCCGCCGCTGCGCTTGTTTCTTGGGAGCCACAATCTGCCACAGGTACGGGCAGCCTACGCTGAACGGCTCGCAGGATGGGAGGCTTGGCAGGTCGTAGCAGAGTCGGCTCAGGGCACCTCAAAGGGTTAA
- a CDS encoding cytochrome P460 family protein — MRRAHALAPSSLAVALLLSGCAHRSPDPSDLYNQQAALSSTVPIPALDWKVITSSVDRQHGTMSTLTGNDIAVQSARTANSSSYPAGAILAFITWAQRDDPHWFGGRIPAHPQSIETVTITSGNDGHPSATYAMYTGTPMTKLPQGEQTAASARTTYILGQRASVMP, encoded by the coding sequence ATGAGACGCGCACACGCCCTCGCACCTTCGAGCCTCGCCGTTGCGCTCCTGCTCTCTGGCTGTGCGCACCGCTCACCCGACCCCTCTGACCTCTACAACCAGCAGGCCGCACTCTCCTCAACCGTGCCGATCCCGGCGCTCGACTGGAAGGTCATCACCTCCAGCGTAGACCGCCAGCACGGCACCATGTCCACGCTCACCGGCAACGATATCGCCGTCCAAAGCGCCCGCACAGCCAACAGTTCGTCCTATCCGGCTGGCGCTATTCTGGCCTTCATCACCTGGGCCCAGCGCGACGACCCCCACTGGTTCGGCGGCAGAATCCCCGCGCATCCCCAGTCCATCGAAACCGTAACCATCACCTCCGGCAACGACGGACACCCCTCCGCAACCTACGCCATGTACACCGGAACCCCCATGACAAAGCTCCCACAGGGCGAGCAAACCGCCGCCTCCGCACGCACCACCTACATCCTCGGCCAGCGCGCCTCCGTCATGCCATAA
- a CDS encoding proline dehydrogenase family protein encodes MRSFSERSSLGRKLSGRFVAGMSVEDALHACEAVNREGIAVSLDSLGESVTTESQARASAQIYHELLDAIQARGLNANVSAKLTQMGMDFDPTLAERIMDEIVAHAAAADSFVRVDMEGSELTEATLVMVESINARARGRVGAVLQSYLYRTEADAERMLGQGIRIRLCKGAYKEGPAVAFPEKSDVDANYLKLAKRMIASPVFCGMATHDEAIVKEICRFVKDQGIAKSAFEFQMLYGIRRDLQRKLAAQGFGVRVYIPFGTEWYPYFMRRLAERPANVFFLAKNFFKS; translated from the coding sequence ATGCGCTCCTTCTCCGAGCGCTCCTCTTTAGGGCGAAAGCTGTCGGGCCGCTTCGTCGCCGGTATGTCTGTCGAGGACGCCCTCCACGCCTGTGAAGCCGTCAACCGCGAAGGCATCGCCGTCTCCCTCGACTCACTCGGCGAAAGCGTCACCACCGAGTCTCAGGCACGCGCCTCGGCGCAGATCTATCACGAGCTCCTCGACGCAATCCAGGCCCGCGGCTTGAACGCCAACGTCAGCGCCAAGCTCACCCAGATGGGCATGGACTTCGACCCCACCCTGGCGGAACGCATTATGGATGAGATCGTCGCTCACGCCGCCGCCGCCGACAGCTTCGTTCGCGTCGACATGGAGGGCAGCGAACTCACCGAGGCCACCCTCGTAATGGTCGAATCTATTAACGCGCGCGCGCGTGGGCGCGTAGGTGCTGTCCTGCAATCCTATCTCTACCGCACCGAGGCCGATGCTGAGCGTATGTTAGGGCAGGGAATCCGTATCCGTCTCTGCAAGGGAGCCTATAAAGAAGGCCCGGCGGTAGCGTTTCCGGAGAAGTCCGATGTCGATGCGAACTATCTCAAGCTGGCGAAACGCATGATCGCCTCACCCGTCTTCTGCGGCATGGCCACGCACGATGAAGCGATCGTCAAAGAGATCTGCCGATTCGTAAAAGATCAGGGAATCGCGAAGAGCGCGTTCGAATTCCAGATGCTTTACGGAATTCGCCGCGACCTGCAACGGAAGCTGGCGGCGCAGGGCTTTGGGGTTCGCGTCTATATTCCGTTCGGCACGGAGTGGTACCCCTACTTTATGCGTCGGCTGGCCGAGCGGCCCGCCAATGTATTCTTTCTGGCCAAAAACTTCTTCAAGAGCTGA
- a CDS encoding redoxin domain-containing protein: protein MKILAGILLLSVSTFAHAKTHIDGIWQGDATVKGQQVPLTLQITGKGDKLQAALRNGPESSPATSAVLTGNHLVLTFNYFARTLDATLDNGTLTGTFGSTAAGATRIPVQLTTATTKDPSGNTPPSIDGDWEVEVKSAKGESAWQLRVEQKGSDLRAVIQRIDGDTGSLYGSGKSGEPIYKVSHFTAAGPALYSFAPQPDGTLLLSNLLNDKQTNLVAHRPAEARKQNLPAPTDPTQQTTLKDPTTPLQFSAPDLSGKLVSSKDVQFDGKVVIVAVGGSWCPNCHDEAPFLESLYKQFHTRGLEIVNLSFEEADQLKDPTRLHAFIQRYGITYTVLLAGEPEQLNEKITQANNLNCWPTSFFIGRDGRVKEIHAGFAGPANPPAHEELTKSVTALVEQLLAEPVPTQNASR, encoded by the coding sequence ATGAAGATTCTTGCCGGCATTCTGCTACTGTCCGTCTCTACGTTTGCCCACGCCAAAACCCATATCGACGGAATCTGGCAGGGAGACGCCACCGTCAAGGGCCAGCAAGTCCCTCTCACCCTCCAGATCACTGGCAAGGGCGACAAGCTCCAGGCCGCCCTCCGCAACGGTCCCGAATCGAGCCCCGCAACCAGCGCCGTCCTCACCGGCAACCACCTCGTCCTCACCTTCAACTACTTCGCCCGCACCCTCGACGCCACACTCGACAATGGCACCCTCACCGGAACCTTCGGCAGCACCGCCGCAGGAGCAACCCGCATCCCGGTCCAACTCACCACCGCCACAACCAAAGACCCCAGCGGCAACACACCGCCCTCCATCGACGGTGATTGGGAGGTCGAAGTAAAGAGCGCCAAGGGCGAATCCGCCTGGCAGCTCCGCGTGGAACAAAAAGGAAGCGACCTCCGAGCCGTCATCCAACGCATCGACGGCGACACCGGCTCCCTCTACGGTTCAGGCAAGAGCGGTGAGCCCATCTACAAGGTCTCCCACTTCACCGCCGCCGGTCCCGCCCTCTACAGCTTCGCTCCACAGCCAGATGGCACATTACTACTTAGTAATTTACTAAATGATAAACAGACCAACCTGGTCGCTCACCGCCCCGCCGAGGCCCGCAAGCAAAACCTTCCCGCTCCCACAGACCCCACCCAGCAAACCACCCTCAAGGATCCCACTACGCCCCTCCAGTTCAGCGCGCCTGATCTTAGCGGCAAGCTCGTCTCCAGCAAGGATGTGCAGTTCGACGGCAAGGTCGTCATCGTCGCCGTCGGTGGCTCCTGGTGCCCCAACTGCCACGACGAGGCTCCCTTCCTTGAGAGCCTCTACAAGCAGTTCCACACCCGCGGCCTTGAGATCGTGAACCTCTCCTTCGAAGAAGCCGACCAGCTCAAGGACCCGACCCGCCTGCACGCCTTCATCCAGCGCTACGGCATCACCTACACCGTTCTACTGGCAGGCGAGCCTGAGCAGCTCAACGAGAAGATCACGCAGGCCAACAACCTTAACTGCTGGCCGACCTCTTTCTTCATCGGTCGCGACGGCCGCGTGAAGGAGATTCATGCAGGTTTTGCCGGTCCTGCCAACCCTCCCGCCCACGAAGAGCTGACTAAGAGCGTCACCGCGCTCGTCGAACAGCTTCTCGCCGAGCCGGTCCCGACTCAGAACGCATCGCGCTAA
- a CDS encoding SRPBCC family protein — translation MTDNRIEKQIELKAPISRVWRALTDHREFGEWFRVKLEDPFVPGQPIRGKILHPGYEHLQWEIVTQKLELEHLFSFTWHPYAINPNVDYSQEPSTLIEFNLEKTPSGTLLLLTESGFDNILANRRAEAFLRNDNGWTQQMKNIERYVAQNQ, via the coding sequence ATGACAGATAACCGCATCGAGAAGCAAATCGAACTCAAAGCCCCCATATCCCGCGTCTGGCGCGCACTCACCGACCACCGCGAATTCGGCGAATGGTTCCGCGTAAAGCTCGAAGACCCATTCGTCCCCGGCCAACCCATACGCGGAAAGATCCTCCATCCCGGCTACGAACACCTCCAATGGGAGATCGTCACCCAAAAGCTAGAGCTCGAACACCTCTTCTCCTTCACCTGGCATCCCTACGCCATCAACCCCAACGTCGATTACTCACAGGAACCCTCCACCCTCATCGAGTTCAACCTCGAGAAGACCCCAAGCGGCACCCTACTCCTGCTCACCGAGTCCGGCTTCGACAACATCCTCGCCAACCGCCGCGCCGAAGCATTCCTCAGGAACGACAACGGCTGGACCCAGCAGATGAAGAACATCGAGCGTTATGTCGCCCAAAACCAATAG
- a CDS encoding TetR/AcrR family transcriptional regulator yields the protein MIKPFAKTDDVKKPEDSKARPMRADAQRKMGSLLKAAEEIFQESGVDAPVRAIAERAGVGLGTVYRHFPQRSDLIKAVFQSRVDACADAASELASRYEPGEALARWMQRFVDFIATKRGLAAALHSGDPAYSALPGLFNTRLLPALKSLMDAAVAAGAVRPGMDAEELLHAVANLCRVSHEKEPAYARRMVALLVDGLRYGAAAVETTPTKAT from the coding sequence ATGATCAAACCTTTCGCAAAAACCGATGATGTGAAGAAGCCTGAAGACTCAAAGGCTCGCCCCATGCGTGCTGATGCACAGCGCAAGATGGGTTCACTCCTGAAGGCGGCTGAGGAGATCTTTCAAGAATCAGGGGTGGACGCACCGGTCCGCGCGATAGCGGAACGGGCAGGTGTCGGCTTGGGGACGGTGTACCGTCATTTCCCGCAGCGATCCGATCTCATCAAAGCGGTGTTTCAGAGTCGGGTCGATGCCTGCGCGGATGCTGCCTCTGAACTGGCAAGCCGGTATGAGCCAGGTGAAGCATTGGCTCGTTGGATGCAACGTTTCGTGGATTTCATTGCCACCAAGCGCGGGCTCGCAGCAGCCTTGCATTCCGGTGATCCAGCCTACAGCGCTCTTCCGGGTCTTTTCAACACGCGCCTGCTTCCCGCGCTGAAGTCCCTAATGGATGCCGCAGTTGCAGCGGGAGCGGTACGGCCAGGCATGGATGCCGAAGAGTTGTTGCATGCTGTCGCCAATTTGTGCCGGGTATCTCACGAGAAAGAACCCGCCTACGCGCGCAGAATGGTCGCACTGCTGGTGGATGGCCTTCGCTACGGAGCCGCGGCGGTCGAAACGACACCAACCAAAGCTACCTAG
- a CDS encoding ArsR/SmtB family transcription factor → MSPKTNSRRTIAKVRPHAPVFAALGDETRLSLLVKLSDGQPHSISQLTGGSNLTRQAITKHLRVLESVGIVRCGRSGRESLFELDPEPIESIKQYLNQVSQQWDQALSRLKSFIED, encoded by the coding sequence ATGTCGCCCAAAACCAATAGCCGCCGCACAATCGCCAAAGTCCGACCTCACGCACCCGTCTTCGCCGCACTCGGCGACGAGACGCGCCTCTCGCTGCTCGTCAAACTCTCCGACGGCCAGCCCCATTCCATCTCCCAACTAACCGGCGGCTCCAACCTCACCCGACAAGCGATCACCAAACACCTCCGCGTCCTCGAGAGTGTAGGCATCGTACGCTGCGGCCGCTCCGGTCGCGAAAGCCTCTTCGAACTAGACCCCGAACCAATCGAATCCATCAAGCAATACCTGAACCAAGTCTCCCAACAATGGGACCAAGCCCTCTCCAGACTAAAGTCCTTCATCGAAGACTAA
- a CDS encoding acyloxyacyl hydrolase, whose product MPATRSMGQDLASRSSDQVSYLSKPPDFNADVYYRNKLEFSLETGGLPINLPFIFDVFTGGDYSRNPLHYTLVPIFPSLRWQMGAVRGPWILRGNTDLTATLSLTAIPRGPEKAYGAFDLGFRRNFVQRNWKVAPYFEGRMGAGFIDAQEPHGNPYAQGQDFTFTLMVGSGVRYNFDGRWSMEVGATYMHVSNAYLSEPKYDDNGINVCGPLVGFNMRLGKPKHFSE is encoded by the coding sequence ATGCCGGCCACCCGATCCATGGGCCAGGATCTGGCAAGCAGATCCTCGGATCAGGTCTCCTATCTTTCGAAGCCGCCCGATTTCAACGCAGATGTCTATTACAGAAACAAACTCGAATTCTCATTGGAGACGGGAGGGCTTCCCATCAATCTCCCCTTTATCTTCGATGTTTTTACAGGTGGCGACTACTCCCGAAACCCCCTTCATTACACCCTCGTCCCCATCTTCCCTTCGCTCCGCTGGCAGATGGGCGCAGTAAGAGGTCCCTGGATTCTGCGTGGCAACACCGACCTAACCGCCACCCTGTCCTTGACTGCAATTCCCAGAGGACCTGAAAAGGCATACGGCGCCTTCGACCTGGGGTTCCGGCGTAATTTTGTCCAGCGCAACTGGAAAGTTGCTCCCTACTTTGAGGGACGCATGGGTGCCGGGTTCATCGACGCGCAGGAACCACATGGCAATCCCTACGCACAGGGGCAGGACTTCACCTTCACCCTCATGGTCGGCTCCGGCGTGCGGTACAACTTTGACGGCCGCTGGAGCATGGAGGTCGGCGCCACCTACATGCACGTCTCCAATGCCTATTTATCCGAACCCAAATATGACGACAACGGAATCAATGTCTGCGGTCCATTGGTTGGGTTCAATATGCGGTTGGGCAAACCCAAACACTTCTCTGAGTGA